From Neospora caninum Liverpool complete genome, chromosome VIII, a single genomic window includes:
- a CDS encoding SRS domain-containing protein, giving the protein MKVTVTLEARATATEDHIVKCAYGKNSNPAHQTVTLSPEKNSFTLVCGDQGDVLPTNHKEEYCVSDTGSDEVESCTGAYEGIFANYEATWWAATTDIKEYKFTIPDGQFPAEAQMITVGCQNTAVEPGTQPKEVGEKDSSVCSVDVRIVASAASSAALTSGMAVTLLSLAAFFSTPLLKIGVRMGLRVILVFVSAFLLLDSLPFSGCVRAVADEPTDPACVIAGAVTKCTCTSKEVTNKDLTATLSQEKNVLEIGCNKRELKCVPAELNGKLVCPSTTAELKSCKSGETRTTVQPFDINTLLSGTSPKVSWQSCEGNGDGTCTTKQLTIPPANFPFVDHKFMVGCVEAETTDTMKVTVTLEARPSETEDHIVRCAYGKNSNNAHQTVTLTPEKNSFTLVCGNEGEVLPTTYETNYCLTQEGNDAGAQCTGAYGGIFPNYEETWWTTTPHTNEYKFTIPEGQFPAEEQKITVGCQKKATAEPGKQRTESEEKDSSVCSVDVTIVASAASSAALTSGLAVTLVSIAGMVYATVF; this is encoded by the exons ATGAAGGTAACAGTGACGCTGGAAGCGAGAGCAACTGCGACGGAAGATCACATCGTCAAATGCGCGTACGGAAAGAATAGCAATCCAGCACACCAAACCGTCACGCTGAGtccggagaagaacagcttCACTCTGGTGTGTGGCGACCAGGGAGACGTTCTCCCGACAAATCACAAAGAGGAGTACTGCGTGAGTGACACCGGAAGCGACGAAGTAGAGTCCTGCACTGGAGCGTACGAAGGCATTTTCGCGAACTACGAAGCGACCTGGTGGGCGGCAACCACAGACATCAAGGAGTACAAGTTCACGATTCCAGATGGGCAGTTCCCAGCCGAGGCACAGATGATTACGGTTGGCTGCCAGAACACAGCCGTTGAGCCCGGAACACAGCCGAAGGAAGTCGGTGAAAAGGATTCGAGTGTGTGCAGCGTTGACGTGAGGATTGTCGCATCCGCAGCCTCATCTGCCGCATTGACAAGTGGAATGGCCGTTACGTTGTTGTCGTTGGCAGCATTTTTCTCCACACCTCTACTAAA AATCGGAGTCCGAATGGGACTACGAGTGATTTTGGTTTTTGTGAGCGCGTTCCTGCTTTTAGACTCTCTACCCTTTTCCGGGTGCGTCCGAGCTGTGGCTGACGAACCAACGGACCCAGCCTGTGTGATTGCCGGGGCTGTGACCAAGTGCACTTGCACAAGCAAGGAGGTGACTAACAAGGATCTCACAGCAACCCTGTCTCAAGAGAAAAACGTCCTTGAAATTGGCTGCAATAAACGTGAGCTCAAGTGCGTTCCTGCTGAGCTGAATGGAAAACTGGTCTGTCCATCAACCACAGCGGAGTTGAAAAGCTGCAAAAGCGGAGAAACAAGAACCACTGTTCAGCCGTTCGACATCAACACCCTTCTCAGTGGTACCTCACCCAAAGTATCCTGGCAGTCTTGTGAGGGCAATGGTGATGGTACATGCACCACTAAGCAGCTGACGATTCCCCCTGCTAATTTCCCTTTTGTCGACCACAAGTTCATGGTCGGTTGCgtcgaagcagagacaacagaTACAATGAAGGTGACAGTGACGCTGGAAGCGAGGCCGAGTGAGACGGAAGATCACATCGTCAGATGTGCCTATGGAAAGAACAGCAATAATGCACACCAAACGGTCACACTGACtccggagaagaacagcttCACTCTGGTATGCGGTAACGAGGGAGAAGTACTGCCGACAACCTACGAAACAAACTACTGCCTCAcgcaagagggaaacgacgcGGGTGCCCAGTGCACGGGAGCGTACGGAGGCATTTTCCCGAATTACGAAGAGACATGGTGGACGACAACCCCACACACCAACGAGTACAAGTTCACGATTCCAGAAGGGCAATTCCCggcagaggaacagaagatcACTGTTGGCTGTCAAAAGAAGGCCACTGCTGAgccgggaaaacagaggacggagagcgaagaaaaggattCGAGTGTGTGCAGTGTTGACGTGACTATTGTGGCATCTGCAGCTTCATCTGCAGCGTTGACGAGTGGCCTGGCTGTTACGTTGGTGTCGATTGCGGGAATGGTCTACGCAACTGTTTTCTAA
- a CDS encoding SRS domain-containing protein — MALVGRVNCPGSEPSGTVVQLSWGLGVRMGLRVILVFVSTFLLLDCLSFSGCVRALADKPTNPACVTEGAMTKCTCTTDEPNKTDLTATLCQAKNILQIACKQEKQQCAPEELSENLVCPSSTTILKDCKNEKAGVTPFNINTLLSGSSPSVSWQLCADGLPACTTKKLEIPPENFPFVDRKFMVGCVKKGDTNDTMKVTVTLEARASATEDHIVKCAYGKNSNPAHQTVTLTPEKNSFTLACGDQGDILPTNYKKEYCVSESGNEASDSCTGAYEGIFANYEATWWTKTTGTNEYKFTIPGGQFPQEEQKVTVGCQKKTTAEPAPQSKEGGEKDSSVCSVDVTIVASAASSAALTSGRVVMLATIVGMVSTYLL, encoded by the coding sequence ATGGCACTTGTTGGTCGCGTGAACTGTCCCGGTTCCGAGCCCTCCGGCACGGTGGTCCAACTTTCCTGGGGACTCGGAGTCCGAATGGGACTACGAGTGATTTTAGTTTTTGTGAGCACGTTTCTGCTGTTAGACTGTCTTTCATTTTCCGGGTGCGTCCGAGCTCTGGCTGACAAACCAACAAACCCAGCCTGTGTGACTGAAGGGGCTATGACCAAGTGCACTTGTACGACAGACGAGCCGAATAAAACGGATCTCACAGCAACCTTGTGTCAAGCAAAAAACATCCTTCAGATTGCCTGCAAACAAGAAAAGCAGCAATGTGCTCCTGAGGAGCTGAGTGAAAATCTGGTCTGTCCATCAAGCACTACAATCCTAAAGGACtgcaaaaacgaaaaagcagGCGTTACACCATTCAACATCAACACCCTTCTCAGTGGTTCATCACCAAGCGTATCCTGGCAGCTCTGTGCTGACGGTCTCCCAGCGTGCACCACTAAGAAGCTAGAGATTCCTCCTGAAAATTTTCCCTTCGTCGACCGAAAGTTCATGGTCGGTTGCGTaaaaaaaggcgacacaAACGATACAATGAAGGTGACAGTGACACTGGAAGCGAGAGCAAGTGCGACGGAAGATCACATCGTCAAATGTGCGTACGGAAAGAATAGCAATCCAGCACACCAAACGGTCACACTGActccagagaagaacagcttCACTCTGGCGTGTGGCGACCAGGGAGACATTCTGCCGACAAATTACAAAAAGGAGTACTGCGTGAGTGAATCCGGGAACGAAGCCTCCGACTCCTGCACTGGGGCGTACGAAGGTATTTTCGCGAATTACGAAGCGACCTGGTGGACGAAAACCACAGGCACAAACGAATACAAGTTCACAATTCCAGGCGGGCAGTTTCCgcaagaggaacagaaggtTACGGTTGGCTGTCAAAAAAAGACAACCGCTGAGCCTGCACCGCAGTCGAAGGAAGGCGGTGAAAAGGATTCGAGTGTGTGCAGCGTCGACGTGACGATTGTGGCATCCGCAGCATCATCTGCGGCGTTGACAAGTGGAAGGGTTGTAATGTTGGCGACGATTGTGGGGATGGTCTCCACATATCTTCTGTAG
- a CDS encoding SRS domain-containing protein yields MAFSPFRSEAACAESPSSGNRGVRKRRVLLVFVSSIMLFDSFSFSWCVRALGDPGSASDPSCLTEGSVIMCVCNNKPSDQKDLTAIVSEKRNALQISCKTDALTCAPGGLQGTNVCPSTTTTLADCKTAPFRGSTAPVDINSLLIGPTTVSWENADNAVAGCTSKKMTVPPENFPLVDQKFIVGCVDRSDQSGSMKVTVTIEARASTMQDHIVKCAYGKKSNPAHQAVTLSPEKNSFTLVCGTAGEVLPTTYETNYCISDNGDDATASCQGSYAEIFPNYEQTWWTTTANTNEYKFTIPDGQFPAEEQKITVGCQKTTTESGKQRTDSEEKDSSVCSVDVTIVASAASSAALTSGLAVTLVSIVGIFYTTLL; encoded by the coding sequence AtggcgttttctcctttcagGTCGGAGGCCGCTTGCGCAGAGTCCCCGTCTTCCGGGAATCGTGGCGTGCGAAAGCGCCGAGTTCTCCTAGTTTTTGTCAGCTCGATTATGCTGTTTgactccttctctttttcatGGTGTGTCCGCGCCCTGGGTGACCCGGGTTCTGCATCTGATCCAAGCTGTTTGACCGAAGGGAGTGTCATCATGTGCGTTTGCAACAACAAGCCAAGTGATCAAAAAGATCTCACGGCAATTGTCTCAGAGAAGCGAAATGCTCTGCAGATAAGTTGCAAAACAGATGCCTTAACTTGTGCTCCTGGTGGCTTACAGGGCACCAATGTCTGTCCTTCAACCACAACAACACTCGCGGATTGCAAAACAGCCCCGTTCAGGGGCTCCACTGCGCCTGTAGATATCAATTCCCTTCTCATTGGTCCTACAACAGTCTCCTGGGAGAATGCAGACAACGCTGTCGCCGGATGTACCTCTAAGAAGATGACGGTCCCTCCTGAAAATTTCCCCCTTGTCGATCAAAAGTTCATTGTCGGTTGCGTAGACAGGAGCGACCAGAGCGGATCAATGAAGGTGACTGTGACGATTGAAGCAAGAGCCAGCACGATGCAAGACCACATCGTCAAATGTGCGtacggaaagaagagcaaTCCAGCACACCAAGCCGTCACACTGAGtccggagaagaacagcttCACTCTGGTGTGCGGGACAGCTGGAGAAGTTCTGCCCACAACCTACGAAACTAACTACTGTATCAGTGACAACGGGGACGACGCGACCGCTTCGTGCCAGGGATCATACGCAGAAATTTTTCCGAATTACGAACAGACTTGGTGGACCACTACCGCAAACACCAACGAATACAAGTTCACGATTCCAGATGGGCAGTTCCCggcagaggaacagaagattACGGTTGGCTGCCAGAAGACAACCACTGAGtcgggaaaacagaggacggacagcgaagaaaaggattCGAGTGTGTGCAGTGTTGACGTGACTATTGTGGCATCTGCAGCTTCATCTGCAGCGTTGACGAGTGGCCTGGCTGTTACGTTGGTGTCGATCGTGGGGATTTTCTACACAACTCTATTGTAG
- a CDS encoding SRS domain-containing protein gives MACRGCRRVGNAQMPQVFFITGIHIRVFQEVKRSAQSDQNQDPSSGLPPVTTGTLHIRTFSFLYKAIPTFDEALLPPSRVQIFKGIAVIYIVEGVIVSSYNMALSARVKYPGSEAADTEPHFSGRRGVRMGLRVILVFVSTFLLLDSLSFPGCIRALASDSTNPSCETEGAVTKCTSTTDEQSKKDLIATLSEEKNILVIGCKKNDLTCAPDDLATNEVCPSTTATLKDCKKAKRGPTASFDINTLLSGSPKDVSWRNCDDATCTTKKLTIPPENFPFVDQQFIVGCVDKSASKDTMKVTVTLQARASATDEQTVKCAYGQNSNPTHQAVTLSPEKNSFTLVCGDEGEVLPTNYKEAYCVSETGREASESCTGAYNGIFPNYETTWWTQTANTDEYRFTIPEGQFPAEEQKITVGCHKKTASENEKRTRGPVKEGEATSTVCSVDVTIMASAASSAALANGMAVMFVSFVGLASTSVF, from the coding sequence ATGGCCTGCAGGGGATGCCGAAGAGTTGGAAATGCACAGATGCCGCAGGTTTTCTTCATCACTGGAATCCATATTCGGGTGTTTCAAGAAGTGAAACGATCTGCTCAGTCGGACCAAAATCAGGACCCATCCAGCGGGCTACCGCCTGTTACCACCGGTACCCTCCACATTCGTACATTTTCGTTCCTATACAAAGCAATACCAACCTTCGACGAAGCCTTGCTTCCACCTTCACGTGTGCAGATTTTCAAAGGCATTGCTGTCATCTACATCGTAGAGGGTGTGATTGTGAGTTCCTACAACATGGCGCTGTCTGCTCGCGTTAAGTACCCGGGTTCCGAGGCCGCCGACACAGAGCCCCATTTTTCCGGGCGACGTGGAGTCCGAATGGGACTACGAGTGATTTTGGTTTTTGTGAGCACGTTCCTGCTGCTAGACTCTCTATCGTTTCCCGGATGCATACGCGCGCTGGCTTCCGATTCAACGAACCCATCTTGTGAGACAGAAGGGGCTGTGACTAAGTGCACTAGCACAACAGACGAACAGAGTAAAAAGGATCTGATAGCAACCCTctctgaagagaaaaacatcCTTGTGATTGGCTGCAAGAAAAACGATCTTACGTGTGCACCCGATGACCTCGCGACCAACGAGGTCTGCCCTTCAACCACAGCCACCCTGAAGGATTGCAAAAAAGCAAAAAGAGGACCCACTGCGTCGTTCGACATCAACACCCTCCTCAGCGGTTCCCCAAAAGACGTATCCTGGCGTAATTGTGACGACGCGACGTGCACGACTAAGAAGTTGACGATCCCTCCTGAAAATTTCCCCTTTGTCGACCAACAGTTCATTGTCGGCTGCGTAGATAAGAGCGCTTCTAAAGACACAATGAAGGTGACAGTGACGCTGCAAGCGAGAGCGAGTGCGACGGACGAACAGACTGTCAAATGTGCGTACGGACAGAATAGCAATCCAACACACCAAGCCGTCACACTGAGtccggagaagaacagcttCACCCTGGTCtgcggcgacgagggagaagttCTGCCGACAAATTACAAAGAGGCGTACTGCGTGAGTGAAACCGGGAGGGAAGCATCCGAGTCCTGCACTGGAGCGTACAACGGCATTTTCCCGAATTATGAAACGACCTGGTGGACACAAACGGCAAACACCGACGAGTACAGGTTCACGATTCCAGAAGGGCAGTTCCCGgcggaggaacagaagatTACGGTTGGCTGCCACAAGAAGACAGCCAgtgaaaacgagaagagaacacgGGGACCCGTGAAGGAGGGGGAAGCGACGTCGACTGTGTGCAGTGTTGATGTGACAATTATGGCATCTGCAGCTTCGTCTGCGGCGTTGGCCAATGGCATGGCTGTTATGTTCGTGTCGTTCGTGGGGCTTGCCTCCACTAGTGTTTTTTAG
- a CDS encoding SRS domain-containing protein, which yields MALFSLVNCPGSEASGTVFHFSRRIGVRMGPPVFLVFVGTFLFLDFPSFSGCVRALADEARDPSCVTTGAVTKCTCTQSQEQGRPDLTATLSQEKNVLEIGCDRDNQKCAPAELTGNVVCPSTITELKSCTSRVTGTNPTSFDINTLLSGSPTSISWQKCDGNDGACTTKKLTIPPENFPFVDQKFMVGCVKRNDSKDTMKVTVTLEARPSTTEGQTVKCAYGVNSNKAHHTVTLTPEKNSFTLVCGTSGEVLPTTYETNYCVSDNGNDASASCQGSYGDIFPNYEQTWWTATATTNEYKFVIPEGQFPAEGQKITVGCRKKKTGVSGQERTENDKKDSSVCSVDVTIVASAASPATLTSGMAVMLLSLVGMVSATLL from the coding sequence ATggcgcttttttctcttgttaACTGCCCGGGTTCCGAGGCCTCCGGCACCGTGTTCCATTTTTCCCGAAGAATCGGAGTCCGAATGGGACCACCCGTGTTTTTAGTTTTCGTGGGCACGTTTTTGTTTTTAGACTTTCCATCATTTTCCGGGTGCGTCCGAGCTCTTGCTGACGAAGCAAGGGATCCATCCTGTGTGACTACAGGGGCTGTTACCAAGTGCACTTGCACACAAAGTCAGGAACAGGGTAGACCTGATCTCACAGCAACCCTGTCTCAAGAGAAAAATGTCCTTGAAATTGGCTGCGATAGAGATAATCAGAAGTGTGCTCCTGCTGAACTGACTGGAAATGTGGTCTGTCCATCAACCATAACAGAGTTGAAGAGCTGCACAAGCAGAGTCACAGGAACCAACCCTACGTCGTTCGACATCAACACACTTCTCAGTGGTTCCCCGACAAGCATATCCTGGCAAAAATGCGATGGCAATGACGGTGCCTGCACCACTAAGAAGCTGACTATCCCTCCTGAAAATTTCCCCTTTGTCGACCAAAAGTTCATGGTCGGTTGCGTAAAAAGAAACGACTCCAAAGATACAATGAAGGTGACAGTAACGCTGGAAGCGAGACCGAGTACGACGGAAGGACAGACTGTCAAATGTGCCTACGGGGTGAATAGCAATAAAGCACACCACACCGTGACTCTGACtccggagaagaacagcttCACTCTGGTGTGCGGGACATCTGGAGAAGTTCTGCCCACAACCTACGAAACCAACTACTGTGTCAGTGACAACGGGAACGATGCGTCAGCCTCGTGCCAGGGATCATATGGAGACATTTTTCCGAATTACGAACAGACATGGTGGACCGCAACCGCAACCACGAACGAGTACAAGTTCGTGATTCCAGAAGGGCAGTTCCCAgcagagggacagaagatTACGGTTGGATgtcgaaagaaaaaaaccggTGTGTCCGGCCaggagaggacagaaaatGATAAAAAGGATTCGAGTGTGTGCAGCGTTGACGTGACGATTGTGGCATCTGCAGCCTCACCTGCGACGTTGACGAGTGGCATGGCTGTGATGTTGTTGTCGTTAGTGGGGATGGTCTCGGCAACTCTATTGTAG
- a CDS encoding SRS domain-containing protein codes for MALSSRVNCPGSEAADTEPHFSGRRGVRMGLRVILVFVSTFLLLDSLSFPGCIRALASDSTNPSCETEGAVTKCTCTKTEESDTVLTATLSEKKNVLEIACKKEQLKCAPDDLATNEVCPSTTATLKACKKAKRGPTASFDINTLLSGSPKDVSWRNCDDATCTTKKLTIPPENFPFVDQQFIVGCVDKSASKDTMKVTVTLQARASATDEQTVKCAYGQNSNPTHQAVTLSPEKNSFTLVCGDEGEVLPTNYKEAYCVSETGREASESCSGAYEGIFANYEATWWTQTANTDEYKFTIPEGQFPAEEQKITVGCQKKTATEPGNHKKEGDENDSSVCSVDVTIVASAASSGVLTSGMAVMLLSLAAVFSTPLL; via the coding sequence AtggcgctttcttctcgcgtgaACTGCCCGGGTTCCGAGGCCGCCGACACAGAGCCCCATTTTTCCGGGCGACGTGGAGTCCGAATGGGACTACGAGTGATTTTGGTTTTTGTGAGCACGTTCCTGCTGCTAGACTCTCTATCGTTTCCCGGATGCATACGCGCGCTGGCTTCCGATTCAACGAACCCATCTTGTGAGACAGAAGGGGCTGTGACTAAGTGCACTTGCACAAAAACTGAAGAGAGTGACACGGTACTCACAGCAACTCtctctgaaaagaaaaacgtcCTTGAAATTGCATGCAAAAAAGAGCAGCTGAAATGCGCTCCCGATGACCTCGCGACCAACGAGGTCTGCCCTTCAACCACAGCCACCCTGAAGGCTTGCAAAAAAGCAAAAAGAGGACCCACTGCGTCGTTCGACATCAACACCCTCCTCAGCGGTTCCCCAAAAGACGTATCCTGGCGTAATTGTGACGACGCGACGTGCACGACTAAGAAGTTGACGATCCCTCCTGAAAATTTCCCCTTTGTCGACCAACAGTTCATTGTCGGCTGCGTAGATAAGAGCGCTTCTAAAGACACAATGAAGGTGACAGTGACGCTGCAAGCGAGAGCGAGTGCGACGGACGAACAGACTGTCAAATGTGCGTACGGACAGAATAGCAATCCAACACACCAAGCCGTCACACTGAGtccggagaagaacagcttCACCCTGGTCtgcggcgacgagggagaagttCTGCCGACAAATTACAAAGAGGCGTACTGCGTGAGTGAAACCGGGAGGGAAGCATCCGAGTCCTGCAGTGGGGCGTACGAAGGTATTTTCGCGAATTACGAAGCGACCTGGTGGACACAAACGGCAAACACCGACGAGTACAAGTTCACGATTCCAGAAGGGCAATTCCCggcagaggaacagaagatcACTGTTGGCTGTCAAAAGAAGACAGCCACTGAGCCCGGAAACCacaagaaggaaggggaTGAAAATGATTCGAGTGTGTGCAGTGTTGACGTGACGATTGTGGCATCTGCAGCATCATCTGGGGTGTTGACGAGTGGCATGGCCGTTATGTTGCTGTCGTTGGCGGCAGTTTTCTCCACACCTCTACTGTAG